A genomic window from Trueperaceae bacterium includes:
- a CDS encoding ABC transporter substrate-binding protein: protein MKTSVARLFRTLSLAAVFVAGVATAQLTPEEAAAQYDLDLSGTSITTTSSLAGALLMPQAYMLDMLEAWGAEVEIVTLTNTSGVQALIANRSNLAPHGADELIIGAAQGAELTAIGSPQSKINYVLAGQADVASVADLEGRTIGMSGPAGFDALLTRFSLADEGLDPERDVSFVQIGGSPDRAAALLAGRVDAVTIGLDDWFDLAEKTDDARVVQYMSEVVPDFATELYFSRAEYIDANPDLALAIACGNLESNRWANEHRDAFLAYTVEQVPGTSEAAVLGLYDAAMDVGMWPTTPEGVLSTAGMQGLMEAMLETGDITSPVQVADYIDISFLEDAAALGCGQ, encoded by the coding sequence ATGAAGACGTCCGTTGCCCGTCTGTTTCGCACGCTGAGCCTCGCCGCGGTGTTCGTGGCCGGCGTCGCCACCGCCCAACTCACCCCCGAGGAGGCCGCCGCCCAGTACGACCTCGACCTCTCGGGCACCAGCATCACGACGACCAGTTCGCTGGCCGGCGCGCTGCTGATGCCGCAGGCCTACATGCTCGACATGCTCGAAGCCTGGGGCGCGGAGGTGGAGATCGTCACGCTGACGAACACGTCGGGCGTGCAGGCCCTCATCGCCAACCGCAGCAACCTGGCGCCCCACGGCGCGGACGAGCTGATCATCGGTGCTGCGCAAGGCGCGGAACTCACCGCGATCGGCTCGCCCCAATCGAAGATCAACTACGTCCTCGCCGGCCAGGCCGACGTCGCATCGGTCGCCGACCTCGAGGGCCGCACGATCGGCATGTCCGGGCCCGCCGGCTTCGATGCCTTGCTCACCCGCTTCTCCCTCGCCGACGAGGGGCTCGACCCCGAACGCGACGTGAGCTTCGTGCAGATCGGCGGGAGCCCCGATCGCGCCGCCGCGCTGCTCGCCGGCCGGGTCGACGCGGTCACCATCGGCCTCGACGACTGGTTCGACCTCGCCGAGAAGACCGACGATGCGCGCGTCGTGCAGTACATGAGCGAGGTCGTGCCCGACTTCGCGACCGAGCTGTACTTCAGCCGCGCGGAGTACATCGACGCCAACCCCGACCTGGCCCTCGCGATCGCCTGCGGGAACCTCGAGTCGAACCGGTGGGCGAACGAGCATCGCGACGCCTTCCTGGCCTACACGGTCGAGCAGGTTCCGGGCACCAGCGAGGCCGCGGTCCTCGGCCTCTACGACGCCGCGATGGACGTCGGCATGTGGCCCACGACCCCCGAGGGCGTCCTGTCGACCGCCGGGATGCAGGGCCTCATGGAGGCGATGCTGGAGACCGGCGACATCACCAGCCCGGTGCAGGTCGCCGACTACATCGACATCAGCTTCCTCGAAGACGCCGCCGCGCTGGGCTGCGGCCAGTAG